The segment GaagacataaataaaaaatgtaaaagatgtggcaatgaaaatttaattacaaattttacaacaggGCCGCATCTCTTTGTAGACCTTGAATGTCTGCAATGGACTGATCTTGCTTGCAGACTTGGATATATCGATTGGTCCGGTACGCTTACTCTGTCTGAGATACTATTAGACATACAGTTCTGCAAATGCACATATAAATTAGTAGCAGCAATCGAATATATTGGTGGCactaataaaaatgacattggGCATTACATAGCTCACTGCCGTCGAGTAACGGGAAATTGGGAGACATAtgacgatttaaataaaaataaaacttcattAACAGCATCATCCCGAATgcttctgcaaaaaaaaaaatatctctattacttttcataaaacattgaaataatttattttatcttcgtGTTAACAGTAATTTTACTTTCGTTTGCGTTTATTTCATTactctaatattttcttataaatattcattattagtttagaaaaacatattaaaagtttttaaaaattctttttaattccataaaaaatgaaaaaaaaatttaatattttatacataaaatgttaacattaaaaaatattataagtccaaaaatttatttaacaggTTTCGTTAATCTagacataaaacatttttcattaatttctaagTATTTTCATCCTAAgtgtatcaataattaaaattattccactattatattcatctttatttatagtataacACAGTAacgtaatacaatatttaaagtaaacgatcaatattcaaaatattattttaagttaattttaagttgATTTCACACAAAGAAATTGATTacgtgttataaaaaatttgaaacgcaGTTAACTTTAAGCGTGAAGGCACTAATAACCGCTTGTTTATgttaaaactgaaaaacgcTGTATCTCCGAaccctttgaggtacaaatgaaaacaaaagagGTACAAACGGATACAAacgattcttttttaaatgccGTTGGCcgtttctcgatatcttgtaaaatggctAAGTTCCCTATAAAAGGGTTAGGCTGAAACTGAAGAACGCTGTATCTTTGAaccctttgaggtacaaacgaaaacaaaagtggtacaaacgaatacaaacgattctctttcgaatgccgttgatcgtttctcgatatcttgtaaaatggctaagttccctataaaagggttaggctgaaactgaagaacgctgtatcttcgaaccctttgaggtacaaacgaaaacaaaagtggtacaaacgaatacaaacgattctctttcgaatgccgttggtcgtttctcgatatcttgtaaaatggctaagttccctataaaagggttaggctgaaactgaagaacgctgtatcttcgaaccctttgaggtacaaacGAAAACAAAAGTGGTACAAACGAATACAAACGATTCTTTTTCGAATGCCGTtggtcgtttctcgatatcttgtaaaatggctaagttccctatagaagggttaggctgaaactgaaaaacgctgtatcttcgaaccctttgaggtacaaacGAAAACAAAAGAGGTACAAAcgggtacaaacgattctctttcgaatgccgttggccgtttctcgatatcttgtaaaatggctaagttccctatagaagggttaggctgaaactgaaaaacgctgtatcttcgaaccctttgaggtacaaacAAAATCAAAAGAGGTACAAACGGGTataaacgattctctttcgaatggcataaacaaaatttaaaaatcttgtaatCGGGCGCTGGCCATTTTTTCACCcccttgtatttttttaccctttgaggtacaaacGAAATAAGAAGCGGTACAAACAGGTACAAACGAAGTACAAACGAACTAGattagtgattttttttttaaataaagttggGCGCCAAGTTCACATCGGTTAAAATAGAGCCACAATACATGTGCAATATTGTACATGGAAAATTATGGActcaaataagaaataaatttggtgataatattgtaattccACTCATAGTTTATTTCGACGAAtacgaaacaaataatgttttagGTTCTCATACTGGGGTTGATAAGATAGGAGCAACGTACTTTATGTTACCCACTTTACCTCCACAGTTTCAATCTGCattaaagcatatttttttaactttattatttcgtgATACGGACAGAAAGACATTTGGGAATAAAGCAACTTTCAAGCCTCTCTTAGAAGAATTACATGATTTAGAAAGAAATGGATTGCTGATTAATAACGTTACAGTTTACTTTTCTTGCATTCTCGTTACTGGCGATAATTTGGGAATACATCAAATTTGTGGATTTGTTACAAGTTTTTCAGCTAATCGAATCTGTCGTTTGTGTAAGATTGAGAAAAAACAATATCAAAGTCAAACTATGGAGGATCCTAATTTATTGCGTCAAAGCAGAGATTATGAAGAAGATCTTAAATCTGATGTTTTCGAAACAGGTTTAACTGAATATTGCGTATGGAATGATTTACCTTCTTTTCATGTAATTGAAAACGTGTTTTTCGACTCAATGCATGATTTTTGGGAGGGTGTCTGTGTGTATGACTTAAGcgcattattattgcattatatacaaataaaacgttttacattacaaaatattaatgatagaATCATGGCATTTAATTATGGCCCTGCAGACAAAGGAAATGCTGTAccgtgtttaaaaaaagagaaactaatgcagaagaaattaaatttttcggcTTCTGAAACTTTAACTTTtgtcaaatatcttggaatTATAATTGGCGATTGTATTCCAGTGAACGATGAATACTggaatttgtatttatatcttaGAAATATTGGTGACATTATCaatttgagatattttaataaagattgcaTTACTCTTTTGAAGACATTAATTACTGAACACCATGAACTTTATATACAATTGTTTGGAGAAACGTTAAAGCCGAAACATCATTTTCTTTTGCATTATCCGAGAACAATAGAACTTATTGGTCCACTTAGGAATGTCTGGTGTATGAGGCCGGAAGCTAAACATAAACCTTCAAAAGTAACGGCTCACGTATCAAATTCACGAGTAAACTTACCATATACACTTGCCATAAAGAATCAGTTACAGCAATGCTACAGTTTTATGTGCAAAGATTCCCTTATTGATAGGATAGAATATGGCAATGCTGAAGTAATTACAGATGAAACATTACGagatataaatcatatattgCCCGAAAATTTCTATGTAAATTCTACAGTACATTCAGTGCCATGGATTACTATTGAAAATGTTACTTATAAACCATCTATGGTAATAACCACAGGATACAAAGATCATGTACCACTTTTTGCTGAAatcgttaatattttagtcAATGTCGAAAAagtgtctttttttaataaaaaaaatatttacttatggTTGGTCATCGCATGTCTGTGCATTCCAagttaaaataactaataactTATCTTCCGTCACTTACGACAAATTGTTCAACAAATTTCCAACCTGTGTTCAAAGTTCAGGAGACGGAAAATACTTCATAGTATATAATGAAtcgtaattttaaacaaagtatttgcaataaaatagggaaaaaaagtacaaaaataactcgtgatattaacattttaaagaaGCTTTTACAGTTACGTTTCattatttagattataaaaaagcGTACAAAAATGTTCCTttcattctttaaatattaagtaaaccgttaaaaaaactttttgtattttttttcttaacaaggaaaatttatttgatatacgtttcatttaaaatacaaaatctgCAAAATGGATTTCAGCAGATATGAAATTCGTTTTGCAgattttgtgttttaaatatagatttaagtACTTAACACATTTAGGatgcaatataaaagaaagGTGCAAACAAAACCTTTGtgataatatgatataataaaataagatatatttataataaataagttacttaaaatttacatagcAAAGTATTgcagtaaaagtttaatgtaaGGACCTTCGTTTCttcaatgtatttttaatgtaattatattttatgtaacttttatgaattagtttaaaaaagaGGCTTTTTGttgagttaaattttttattgttttttaatttggaaaaatttttttatttataacaatggcatgaaattaaaaaaatgttcatcTTTAGTATCTTTTCCTTCATTGTATcttagataataattattacgtgtgatgttcaaataaaaagaataatagaaaaaaatgcatttgtgtttttatgttatttaacataatatttataagctaacaataagatgtatgtgtaattaaaaacaatataaataataaattaatttcttgcatttaaaaaaagccagcaaaaatatttgtatgtatacaatgatttatttttctacgtCAAATGTGTATTactttaaaacttatttacaATCGTTTCCatcataagaaaataaattaatatttttagtttcttgtttTCACAAgtgattgtaaattatatctcAGCATAGGAAAAAGacgctaaaaatattaattttatttttcataaagaaaataactgcaatcaaacatttaacattagatatttaatttagagaaataaatcattttgaCATTTGAAGAAActgattcatttatttaaataaagaaattatatcatttaaataaattctgttattaaaatgaagaaaaatatatttattttgaaaattaatccttttacaatgaaaatatatcttttattgaaagtacaaaaatttttggtaaatgaaaaaagaatatttcttcaatatagaacttttttaagtaaatacaAGAAGAACATTTCTTGAAcgtaaagatttattttattaaatataaacaaaatatttcttgtttgcaaggaaatgttttattacgtacaaaaaaaaaattattatgtgcaaagaaattttttcttacatatacaaaatatacttctttcatttaaaaaaaatttacgtcgCATaaccaaaattatttctttatttctaataaaaagaattaaccaaaaaatttcttcaaattaaaaaaacttttctttgaCCGTATAGCAATGCATAAATTTCTTtgattgaaagaaattttctttgaatCGAAGAAACTTTTCTCTGGGTGCGCGCGTATTATTTGCGTTGCTTTACGACACGTACTGCACCAATTAGGCAGCATGGCGAGTTGTGTTATTTGTGATCAAAAACTGATTACACCGAGCGATCACCCAAAGCTCACTCCGCGCGGTCTTGAAACCATCTAGAAAGTCAGTATTGAGCAAAAAGACAACATTACCGAAAAACTTTCTACAGGAGGTACTATGCGAGTTCATGAGAAGTGCCGTAAAGTCTACAGggtgttttattttaaccTAGCCAggcgaatatttcaaacgctgttgagtttagaaaaaaatgttttagacaaaagttgtagggtttggAGGGGGACACAAGATGGTGGGCTTGACTTTTTGATGAAGGTaaaattgaaggtcatatgaaggtcaactttgtttttttaaataaaatgtagtatttttcattgcatattctgaaagaacataaaattctgcattaaaattgtctgacacgtttttcatgaaaatccataatttttgaggaaatttagcaattaaagaaaaaatgtttgtttttcgtaAAGAGAATCATGCATCAATTTGTACGTGTTCATAAACATTTCTCGTTTTTAGAGTTACCCGGaatcaacggcgtggacgtgaCGAAAATCTGATTCCATCGGGGTGCTTGATTtacgtgagtccccttgcctctcactttcggggtgcttgatttacgtgagtccccttgcctctcactttcggggtgcttgattacagtgagtcccctcgcctctcactacGTATCAGACTAACATTACAGGAGATGTTCAAAAACGTCTCCTTCAACGGCTAGGCACATGCGCAATCGACGCTGAAGTAAAAGCGTCGTTCTTCGTAACATTTCTTCAGGAATTAGTGCCATTGCATTACGTATGCGATTCTGCATGTCATCGGGAGTTGTTGGCTCTGTAGCAAAAACAATCCCTTTCACGTAATcccataaaaaataatcgcacGGTGTTAAGTCTGGTAAATTCGATGGCCAGCGAATGAAACCATTTCTGCCCATCCAACGTTGAAAAaacttttcatttaaatagtCGCGGACAACACCCGCACAGTGTGCCGGGGCACCATCGTGTTGGAACCACATGCCTCTGAGAGTTTGCAAATTGATGTCTTCCATCAACTCTTCCAGATAGTACGAACAAAAATAAACGATGACGCccgcgtaaaaaaattaaattagcgaCCAACTTGGCGGCCAATCTCAACTTGGTCGCGTTGATCGGATGATTAATGTTAGTCTGATGTAATGATGTAATGTAATGTCATTTTTGTTCGTACTTCCATTATTGCATTCTTACATTGTATTGAGTTCATCCTTAGGCAACGTTTCattcattacaaaaaaaaaagaagtatcGGATGATTACTTACatgatttgaaaaaattactcATATGCTTAAATGTCACCGTATGAGATACATCTTAAGTTGTTTTTACGAGAACGTAGCATTGCAACAATGACTGATTATCTACCCACAGAAATTGTAGacataataattgaatatggCAGAAGTAATGAGAATGCTAGAGAATGTGCTCGTCTTTATGCACTTTGATTTCCAAATCGTCGACATCCTTCTcgtcaaacaatttcaaatcTTATCGCTAGAGCACGTGATGGTCGATTGAAACgtcaatgaaagaaaaaagatcgCACAGAGGAAACCGTGTTAAATATCGCTATTTTGCGAATGGTTGCATTCAACCCGCATGTAAGTCAGCGCAGAATCAGCCTCGAATTTCACACCTCTCTTTCTACGGTAAATCGAGTTTTAAGGGCAAATCACTTCCACCCGTACCACTTTGAAAGACATCAGGCTTTGACTGATGATCAGAAAGGGGTACGCGTTCAATTTTGTCGGTGAGCTTTGCAAAGACTGGAAGAAGATAACATGTTTTTCGACAGGATGCTTTTTAGCGATGAGGCCTCATTCCACAATAACGGAGATTTCAATCGCCACAACTGCCATTACTATTTAGATGTTAATCCGTTTTGATTACGTCGCGTAGATAATCAGCACCAATGGAGAGTCAATGCTTGGTGCGGAATATTAGATGGGCAAATTGTTGGACCACACTTTTTTAATGCCAATTTAAACGGAGCGATGTACCTGCAGTTTTTGCAAACTGATCTGGAAGAGTTGATGGAAGACATCAATTTGCAAACTCTCAGAGGCATGTGGTTCCAACACGATGGCGCCCCGGCACACTGTGCGGGTGTTGTCCGcgattatttaaatgaaaggTTTTTTCAACGTTGGATAGGCAGAAATAGTTTCATTCGCTGGCCACCGAATTCACGAGACTTAACACCgtgtgattattttttatgaggTTACGTGAAAGGGATTGTTTTTGCTACAGAGCCAACAACTCCCGATGACATGCAGAATCGCATACGTAATGCAATGGCACTAATTCCTGAAGAAATGTTACGAAGAACGACGCTTTCACTTCAGCGTCGATTGCGCATATGCTTAGCCGTTGAAGGAGACGTTTTTGAACATCTCCTGTAATGTTAGTCTGATACGttgtgagaggcaaggggactcactgtaatcaagcaccccgaaagtgagaggcaaggggactcacgtaaatcaagcaccccgaaagtgagaggcaaggggactcacgtaaataaagcaccccgatggaATCAGATTTTCGtcacgtccacgccgttgattCCGGGTAACTAAGAACGAGAAATGTTCATGAACATGTACAAATTGATGCATGATTCTCTTTAggaaaaacaaacattttttctttaattgctaaatttcctaaaaaattatagattttcatGAAACACGTAtcagacaattttaatgcagaattttatgttctttcagaatatgcaatgaaaaatactacatttcatttaaaaaaacaaagttgacctttatatgaccttcaattttACCTTTATCAAAAACTTAAGCCCACCATCTTGTGTCCTCCTccgaaccctacaacttttgtctgaaacatttttctctaaacttaacagcgtttgaaatattcgcctggctagattaaaatgaaacaccCGGTATATTCGTCCCGAGAACATTGCTAATGTAAAGCTCGTAGCGTCAAATCTGCCACAAATCCCTGATACTTTTTCACTCTATTCATCGTTCCtactttcacattttttttttaatctcaaCTGAATGTTCAGTAGTCATAACATAATGATATTTACGTCTGCATTTAATAGGAAGTTTTTTCTGTTCAGTATTTACCTTTTCTCCACATAGGTAATAgtgtgttttaaaattaaatcctgAGACATCAGAATCTGAACGCAAATAATGCGGACGCACAGGGACGCGAAAAATCTGCTGCTtggtacatattttttcaatgcgTCAAAACAATACAGGGAATATTctttacacttttatttttattatttatataaataataaaatccaaAATAATAACAGACGGAGTCAGaacaaaaataacacaaataaaagcaatagAAGCACGTGACGCATAAACCAAAACAGAAATAAGTTGAGCAAATTCATGCCGCCTCTTATCCCTTTAAATTTGCACTTCATTGGGGAATCACGGTTCCCATTCGCCATCTAACGGCGGCGCTCAATACTAGTCAATCTGTTCGGTACAATCATCGCACAGTGAAATTTGCATTACATGAACAACTAATGAACCTAGGAGAACGAaagttacaatataaaattttattatatacgaaaataatgtctcttttatataaggaaaataaacattttttacgaCCACTAACAAATAATTGAGCAACAatacattgaaaaattgactgtaaaaaaaagtatcttaAAAAATCTGTTTGTGATTATAGTGATTTACCTGAAATGCCAATTTTGTTTTGGAAAAAACACTCGTTTTTGAGTGGATCCCATTGTAATCCCAAAATTTCCTTTATTGTActatattctacatatattggagcatttttgaaaattttttcagatttttaaagGTGgatataatttctcaatttctcacttaaaattaaaaaattgattttttctatagtaataattttttctcgctaaaattagtatttttatcagaaagtacggaaaaaatcttgaaaaatttatgtttatcaaagtaatgtaattttgtaattttaactacaaatgtcaaaaaaaagaaaaatttattaaaacgacTATCTCCAATATCTTGAATGCAAGGCATATAACACTAATTTTTTTGACCTTTAACTTTACACAATATGTGCACTAACGTGTTTTCATgatcattttaaaaatcccAAGCAGTTTATTTTTAGGTGGACCCCTGACACGTGAAATGCGCCATATTTGGGCATGATGGGAGCACTATTTGTATGAATTACACAAATCATCATCATGGTTAGCGCTATAACCCGGGGTGGGTCTTGGCTTGTCGTAGAATCTGCCTCCAACCAGTCTTGTCTTGCGCCTTCTCCTTCCAGTTGGTGATCTGTAGACGCT is part of the Linepithema humile isolate Giens D197 chromosome 3, Lhum_UNIL_v1.0, whole genome shotgun sequence genome and harbors:
- the LOC136998361 gene encoding uncharacterized protein; this encodes MCNIVHGKLWTQIRNKFGDNIVIPLIVYFDEYETNNVLGSHTGVDKIGATYFMLPTLPPQFQSALKHIFLTLLFRDTDRKTFGNKATFKPLLEELHDLERNGLLINNVTVYFSCILVTGDNLGIHQICGFVTSFSANRICRLCKIEKKQYQSQTMEDPNLLRQSRDYEEDLKSDVFETGLTEYCVWNDLPSFHVIENVFFDSMHDFWEGVCVYDLSALLLHYIQIKRFTLQNINDRIMAFNYGPADKGNAVPCLKKEKLMQKKLNFSASETLTFVKYLGIIIGDCIPVNDEYWNLYLYLRNIGDIINLRYFNKDCITLLKTLITEHHELYIQLFGETLKPKHHFLLHYPRTIELIGPLRNVWCMRPEAKHKPSKVTAHVSNSRVNLPYTLAIKNQLQQCYSFMCKDSLIDRIEYGNAEVITDETLRDINHILPENFYVNSTVHSVPWITIENVTYKPSMVITTGYKDHVPLFAEIVNILVNVEKVSFFNKKNIYLWLVIACLCIPS